One window of the Nocardia huaxiensis genome contains the following:
- a CDS encoding DUF3027 domain-containing protein, translated as MSAVGVSESGVRPILAEAVEQARRALLELEPVGVGVHLGVTAEGDTAATHHFEATLPGYRGWQWAVVVAAPPEATHATVSESALLPGPDALVAPDFLPWDQRIRPGDLAPGDLLAPPADDPRLVPGYLVSGDPIVDETATELGLGRPQVLSREGREEAADRWFSEFGPDTDMARSAPSTCGVCGFFVPLAGSLQAAFGVCANAMGADGRVVHVAYGCGAHSDTTVPTGNGSPLYEAYDDAAVELIPAEDLRKPEPPAAESDTAGEIEPATAETSDAAPEPAATAAAEVAVADSIVAEAESGPAAEAAAAHTLFDLDDADARNTDAWTASAVDVEAEARSNESGAPEAN; from the coding sequence GTGAGCGCGGTTGGAGTTTCGGAGTCCGGTGTGCGGCCCATCCTGGCGGAGGCTGTGGAGCAGGCTCGCCGTGCACTCCTGGAGCTGGAACCGGTGGGTGTGGGCGTGCATCTCGGCGTGACCGCCGAGGGTGATACGGCCGCCACCCACCATTTCGAGGCCACCCTGCCCGGCTATCGCGGCTGGCAGTGGGCGGTCGTCGTGGCGGCCCCGCCCGAGGCCACCCATGCGACGGTCTCCGAGTCGGCCCTGCTGCCCGGCCCCGACGCCCTTGTCGCCCCCGACTTCCTGCCCTGGGATCAGCGCATCCGCCCCGGCGACCTCGCCCCCGGCGACCTGCTGGCCCCGCCCGCCGACGACCCCCGGCTGGTCCCCGGCTACCTGGTCTCCGGCGACCCCATCGTCGACGAGACGGCCACCGAGCTCGGTCTCGGCCGCCCCCAGGTCCTCTCCCGCGAGGGCCGCGAGGAAGCTGCCGACCGCTGGTTCTCCGAATTCGGCCCCGACACCGACATGGCCCGCTCCGCCCCCTCCACCTGTGGCGTCTGCGGCTTCTTCGTCCCCCTCGCCGGCTCCCTCCAGGCCGCCTTCGGCGTCTGCGCCAACGCCATGGGCGCCGACGGCCGCGTGGTCCACGTCGCCTACGGCTGCGGCGCCCACTCCGACACCACGGTCCCCACCGGCAACGGCTCCCCCCTCTACGAGGCCTACGACGACGCCGCCGTGGAACTGATCCCCGCCGAAGACCTCCGCAAACCGGAACCGCCTGCCGCCGAATCGGATACCGCCGGCGAGATCGAACCGGCCACCGCCGAGACCTCCGATGCGGCTCCCGAGCCCGCCGCCACCGCTGCGGCCGAGGTTGCCGTGGCGGATTCCATTGTGGCCGAGGCAGAGTCCGGGCCCGCGGCCGAAGCGGCTGCCGCGCACACCTTGTTCGACCTCGACGACGCCGACGCCCGCAATACCGACGCGTGGACCGCCTCCGCGGTCGACGTCGAGGCCGAGGCGCGCTCGAACGAATCCGGAGCGCCGGAAGCCAACTGA
- a CDS encoding MFS transporter, giving the protein MTAPRDPGADPGRWGDEESPLIERHPGYDRYPPANRPARRPAPDEPDVPEFLTRRTPARPASPQPPADNQATQATGSWWSRRKHQAEAGPENPATRPFASGPPQSAPPTRRFAAEPASADGRRNPNAPQTPDPRTARYLESGPDPRGSRAPEELRGAAPDATKPWPISDAEGTAPQGDPQASVGTPSNPGLHKPPRKLTVTRVAARRSIELTERGFATFQRAAKADGAEESGLTSLVYATMANFATDAAIAVALANTLFFASATAESKTKVALYLLITIAPFAVIAPFVGPMLDRLQRGRRLALAGSFGLRVFIALLLIFNIDNWALYPLALCMMILSKSFSVLKSAVTPRVLPSGIDLVRTNSRLTVFGLVGGTLGAGGVAGLIAFIAGSTGALLFAAMLAAAGAYLSLRIPQWVEVTEGEVPATLGYHGSEARTELLDSSELTDVPPKKRRQPLGRSVVTGLWGNGTIRVLTGFLTFYVAFVAKATEHRPVQQAAMLGVVGAAAAIGNFAGNATGARMKLGRPTLIVLLCTIACVAIAVLAAVFGNLIGAAVATLVAAGGSALAKVSLDASIQDDLPPESIASGFGRSETVLQLSWVLGGAMGVLLPTVWWKGFAIVAGVMALGLIQTVVSYRGHSLLPGLGGNRPQHAKQEIPGAHGLGEATP; this is encoded by the coding sequence GTGACAGCTCCCCGTGACCCAGGCGCCGACCCCGGTCGGTGGGGCGACGAGGAGTCTCCCCTCATCGAACGCCATCCCGGCTACGACCGATACCCGCCCGCGAACCGGCCCGCCCGCAGGCCCGCCCCGGACGAACCGGATGTGCCGGAGTTCCTTACCCGCCGCACCCCCGCCCGGCCCGCGAGTCCGCAACCGCCTGCCGACAACCAGGCCACGCAGGCGACCGGATCGTGGTGGTCGCGGCGCAAGCACCAGGCCGAGGCCGGGCCGGAGAACCCGGCCACCCGGCCGTTCGCATCGGGGCCGCCGCAGTCCGCCCCACCGACAAGGCGCTTCGCGGCGGAGCCCGCGTCGGCGGACGGTCGCCGCAATCCGAACGCGCCGCAGACTCCCGACCCGCGCACCGCGCGATACCTGGAATCGGGCCCGGATCCCCGGGGTTCGCGAGCGCCGGAAGAACTACGGGGCGCAGCACCGGATGCGACGAAGCCGTGGCCGATCAGCGATGCGGAAGGCACAGCTCCGCAAGGTGATCCACAGGCCAGTGTGGGCACGCCGTCGAATCCCGGGCTGCACAAGCCGCCGCGGAAACTGACCGTGACCCGGGTGGCGGCGCGGCGGAGTATCGAGTTGACCGAGCGGGGGTTCGCGACCTTTCAGCGGGCCGCGAAGGCCGATGGGGCGGAGGAGTCGGGGCTCACCTCGCTCGTGTACGCCACCATGGCGAATTTCGCGACGGACGCGGCTATTGCGGTGGCGCTGGCGAATACGTTGTTCTTCGCCAGCGCCACCGCGGAGTCGAAGACGAAGGTCGCGCTGTATCTGCTGATCACGATCGCGCCGTTCGCGGTGATCGCGCCGTTCGTGGGGCCGATGCTGGATCGGCTGCAGCGGGGTCGCAGGCTGGCGCTGGCGGGCTCGTTCGGGCTACGCGTGTTCATCGCGCTGCTGCTCATCTTCAATATCGACAACTGGGCGCTGTATCCGCTGGCCCTGTGCATGATGATCCTCAGCAAGTCGTTCTCGGTGTTGAAGAGCGCGGTCACGCCCAGGGTGCTGCCGTCGGGAATCGACCTGGTGCGCACCAACTCCCGGCTCACCGTGTTCGGTCTGGTCGGCGGCACGCTGGGTGCGGGCGGCGTGGCGGGGCTCATCGCTTTCATCGCGGGGTCGACGGGTGCGCTGCTGTTCGCCGCGATGCTGGCGGCCGCGGGCGCGTATCTGAGCCTGCGGATTCCGCAGTGGGTGGAGGTCACCGAGGGCGAGGTGCCCGCGACCCTCGGCTATCACGGCTCCGAAGCCCGCACCGAACTGCTGGATTCGAGCGAGCTCACCGACGTGCCCCCCAAGAAGCGCCGTCAGCCACTGGGCCGGTCGGTGGTGACCGGGCTGTGGGGCAACGGCACCATTCGCGTGCTCACCGGCTTCCTCACCTTCTATGTGGCCTTCGTCGCCAAGGCCACCGAGCATCGCCCGGTGCAGCAGGCCGCCATGCTCGGCGTGGTCGGCGCGGCCGCGGCCATCGGCAATTTCGCGGGCAATGCCACCGGCGCCCGCATGAAGCTCGGCCGGCCGACGCTGATCGTGCTGCTGTGCACCATCGCCTGCGTGGCCATCGCCGTGCTCGCCGCGGTCTTCGGCAATCTGATCGGCGCGGCCGTGGCCACCCTGGTCGCGGCGGGCGGCAGCGCGCTGGCCAAGGTGTCGCTGGACGCGTCCATTCAGGACGATCTCCCGCCGGAGTCCATCGCCTCCGGTTTCGGCAGGTCGGAGACGGTTTTGCAGCTGTCGTGGGTGCTCGGCGGGGCCATGGGCGTGCTGCTGCCCACGGTGTGGTGGAAGGGGTTCGCGATCGTCGCGGGGGTCATGGCGCTCGGATTGATCCAGACCGTGGTCAGCTACCGTGGTCATTCGCTGCTGCCCGGTTTGGGCGGCAACCGACCACAGCATGCGAAGCAGGAGATCCCCGGCGCCCACGGGCTCGGGGAAGCCACCCCCTGA
- a CDS encoding glutaminyl-peptide cyclotransferase — protein MERKRRAPVANVPILLTTALCLTAATAGCGEPADDTPRMRVEVVGERPHDTSAFTEGLEIRGSVLYESTGLSGRSWVRATDTTTGATVARADLDAPLFGEGITDTGNILWQLTYKDGIAIARDPGTLAELRRTTYEGEGWGLCTRDNRVVMSNGTDTLTFRDPETFAPTGTVTLTSHNRTRLNELDCAPDGSVYANAWPTDDILRIDPSTGAVLAIIDASGLLPTDPRPSGVDVLNGIASIPGTDRFLLSGKNWPTTYEVRFVPN, from the coding sequence ATGGAGCGCAAACGTCGTGCACCGGTAGCGAACGTACCGATACTGCTGACCACAGCCCTGTGTCTGACCGCCGCCACGGCCGGATGCGGGGAACCCGCCGACGACACGCCGCGCATGCGTGTCGAGGTGGTCGGCGAGCGTCCGCACGACACTTCCGCCTTCACCGAAGGTCTCGAAATACGGGGCAGCGTGCTCTACGAAAGCACCGGACTGTCCGGCCGCTCATGGGTGCGGGCCACCGACACCACCACCGGTGCGACGGTCGCCCGCGCCGACCTCGACGCGCCCCTGTTCGGTGAGGGCATCACCGACACCGGGAACATCCTGTGGCAGCTCACCTACAAGGACGGCATCGCCATCGCCCGCGATCCGGGCACCCTCGCCGAACTGCGCCGCACCACCTACGAGGGTGAGGGCTGGGGCCTGTGCACCCGCGACAACCGGGTCGTCATGAGCAACGGCACCGACACCCTCACCTTCCGCGACCCGGAAACCTTCGCCCCCACCGGCACGGTGACCCTCACCTCGCACAATCGCACCCGCCTCAACGAACTCGATTGCGCCCCCGACGGTTCCGTCTACGCGAACGCCTGGCCCACCGACGACATCCTCCGCATAGACCCCTCGACGGGCGCCGTCCTGGCGATCATCGACGCCTCCGGCCTGCTCCCCACCGACCCCCGACCCTCCGGCGTCGACGTCCTCAACGGCATCGCCTCGATCCCCGGCACCGACCGATTCCTGCTGTCCGGCAAGAACTGGCCCACCACCTACGAAGTCCGATTCGTCCCGAACTAG
- a CDS encoding LppU/SCO3897 family protein codes for MKFAGTRLITRLVLALVAVAALAVTGCSMIKDASKSDTAKAAVGDCINVLEGASAKTEPVDCSSEKAVYKVMQVFDKSTTCKDEYTSYEETLNGGTTAFLCLAPNFKEGACYNENQSTGYKYVACTAPDASFKVTKRIDGQADEFLCDATSALGFRMIPDPATTFCLGKPTA; via the coding sequence GTGAAGTTCGCAGGAACGAGGCTGATCACTCGCCTCGTGCTCGCCCTCGTGGCGGTGGCCGCGCTGGCCGTGACCGGGTGTTCCATGATCAAGGACGCCAGCAAGTCCGATACCGCCAAGGCGGCCGTCGGCGACTGCATCAATGTCCTCGAGGGCGCCTCGGCCAAGACCGAACCGGTCGACTGCTCCTCGGAGAAGGCCGTGTACAAGGTCATGCAGGTCTTCGACAAGTCGACCACCTGCAAGGACGAGTACACCTCCTATGAGGAGACGCTGAACGGCGGCACCACGGCGTTCCTGTGCCTCGCGCCCAACTTCAAGGAAGGCGCCTGCTACAACGAGAACCAGAGCACCGGGTACAAGTACGTCGCCTGCACCGCGCCGGACGCCTCCTTCAAGGTGACCAAGCGCATCGACGGTCAGGCCGACGAATTCCTGTGCGACGCCACCAGCGCCCTCGGGTTCCGCATGATCCCGGACCCGGCCACCACCTTCTGCCTGGGCAAGCCCACGGCGTGA
- a CDS encoding DUF2771 domain-containing protein, with the protein MSKPNARTIAALAGAALLVFVAAVAAVVALAVKDAPEPKPEITAYAHGESVTVEPYMFCNTKMQDCRVLPADIKAEELPDGIVCNAGTDCRTGTFAELAVPAGYPLQLSLPRQVVEAPWLLTAVYQLPDGRLMKQQFMKTDFETEHRELSWTGFKTVKKSPTAITIPSAKELPLVGIELDLPILARDMATGEEGYIPHAAWSVRVAS; encoded by the coding sequence GTGAGCAAACCCAACGCCCGCACCATCGCCGCGCTAGCGGGAGCGGCACTGCTCGTTTTCGTGGCAGCAGTCGCCGCTGTCGTCGCCCTGGCGGTGAAGGACGCGCCGGAGCCGAAGCCGGAGATCACCGCGTACGCGCACGGCGAGTCGGTCACCGTCGAGCCGTACATGTTCTGCAATACGAAGATGCAGGACTGCCGGGTGCTGCCGGCCGACATCAAGGCCGAGGAACTGCCCGACGGCATTGTCTGCAACGCGGGAACCGACTGCCGCACCGGCACATTCGCGGAGCTGGCGGTGCCCGCCGGATACCCGCTGCAGCTGTCGCTGCCCAGGCAGGTCGTGGAGGCGCCGTGGCTGCTGACGGCGGTGTACCAGCTGCCCGACGGGCGGCTGATGAAGCAGCAGTTCATGAAGACCGATTTCGAGACCGAGCATCGTGAGCTGAGCTGGACCGGCTTCAAGACGGTGAAGAAGTCGCCGACCGCGATCACCATCCCGTCGGCGAAGGAACTGCCGCTGGTGGGCATCGAGCTGGATCTGCCGATTCTGGCGCGGGACATGGCAACCGGCGAAGAGGGCTACATTCCGCATGCCGCGTGGTCGGTGCGGGTGGCCTCCTGA
- a CDS encoding helicase-associated domain-containing protein: protein MVEPTLAEWLSARDDDELVTLLQLRPDLAVPLPSSMTVLAGRVEQRASVLRATDELDTLDFAVIETLVVQGGDPRTPEPLALTKLRKLLGDRVSKAAVDASVGRLRARALVWGPDKALRVTPAAQEALPWPLGSTTELPDSLTEPEIEAALAQCTPQERGLLEKLATTGPRGRTRDAAPGTPEERPVQRLLSRRLLNWIDEETVELPVSVGQVLRREPVTDPHALTPPHTDITKHSPADVNAAAAGEVGELLRHSASVLESLGQGPAPALRSGGLGVRELRRVAKQTGIDENRLGLLAEILSAARLIDKGGPEPAPDVDSADDYWAPTTTADAWLAVVPPRRWVVLAWAWLELERFPWMIGMRDANDKPLAALSGELRNVHAVRDRRAILRLLAEYPSGTEVSAADLARVLAWRQPRWRRHYRLEAVERTLAEAETLGLVARGAVTSAGRALLHGSQEDAESEMANALPEPVDHVLVQADLTVIAPGPLTPELQDRVALVADVESAGAATVYRISEQSVRRALDAGATAAELHNLFTTHSRTPVPQSLTYLIDDVARRHGRLRAGMAQSFVRSEDPALLAEVLAAPVASQLALRVVAPTVAISQAPLGEVLEQLRAAGFSPAGEDSSGAIVDLRPRGARIPGRSNQRPAWRPNPPTPEQLQSLVAELRAGERAANARGGQTIRADGTRTNTAATLNLLQLATRTRRQVRIGYVDAQGVASQRVVEPVKVGGGQLDALDPVTNSIRHFTLHRIASVSLVE, encoded by the coding sequence GTGGTCGAACCGACACTGGCCGAGTGGTTGTCGGCGCGCGACGACGACGAGCTGGTGACGCTGCTGCAGTTGCGGCCGGATCTGGCTGTGCCGCTGCCGAGTTCCATGACCGTGCTGGCGGGGCGGGTGGAGCAGCGCGCTTCGGTACTACGGGCCACCGACGAGTTGGACACGCTCGATTTCGCTGTCATCGAAACGCTGGTGGTGCAGGGCGGGGATCCGCGCACGCCCGAGCCGCTGGCCTTGACGAAGCTGCGGAAGCTGCTGGGGGATCGAGTTTCGAAGGCCGCCGTCGACGCCTCGGTGGGGCGGCTGCGGGCGCGGGCCCTCGTGTGGGGGCCGGACAAGGCGCTGCGGGTGACGCCGGCCGCGCAGGAGGCGCTGCCATGGCCGCTGGGCAGCACCACCGAACTGCCGGACTCGCTCACCGAACCGGAGATCGAGGCCGCGCTGGCGCAGTGCACGCCGCAGGAGCGCGGGCTGCTGGAGAAGCTGGCGACGACCGGGCCGCGCGGGCGGACGCGGGATGCGGCACCGGGGACGCCGGAGGAGCGTCCGGTGCAGCGCCTGCTGTCGCGGCGACTGTTGAACTGGATCGACGAGGAGACCGTGGAGTTGCCGGTCTCGGTGGGGCAGGTGCTGCGGCGCGAACCGGTCACCGATCCGCACGCGCTGACGCCGCCGCACACCGACATCACCAAGCACTCCCCCGCCGACGTGAACGCGGCCGCCGCAGGCGAGGTGGGAGAACTGTTGCGGCACAGCGCTTCCGTGCTGGAGTCGCTCGGGCAGGGGCCCGCACCGGCCCTGCGCTCCGGCGGGCTGGGGGTGCGGGAGCTGCGCCGTGTCGCCAAACAGACCGGCATCGACGAGAACCGGCTCGGACTGCTGGCCGAAATCCTTTCCGCCGCAAGGCTGATCGACAAGGGTGGACCCGAACCCGCGCCGGATGTGGACAGCGCCGACGACTACTGGGCCCCCACCACGACGGCCGATGCCTGGCTGGCGGTGGTGCCGCCGCGCCGCTGGGTGGTGCTGGCGTGGGCCTGGCTGGAGCTGGAACGCTTCCCGTGGATGATCGGTATGCGCGACGCCAATGACAAGCCGCTGGCGGCGCTGTCGGGTGAGCTACGCAATGTGCACGCCGTGCGCGACCGGCGGGCGATCCTGCGACTGCTGGCCGAATACCCTTCCGGCACCGAGGTTTCCGCCGCCGATCTGGCGCGGGTGCTGGCGTGGCGGCAGCCGCGCTGGCGACGGCACTACCGGCTGGAGGCGGTGGAACGCACACTGGCCGAGGCCGAGACGCTCGGACTGGTGGCGCGGGGCGCGGTCACCTCGGCGGGCCGGGCGCTGCTGCACGGCAGCCAGGAGGACGCCGAATCGGAGATGGCCAACGCGCTGCCGGAACCGGTGGATCACGTACTGGTGCAGGCGGATCTGACGGTGATCGCGCCCGGACCGCTCACACCGGAGTTGCAGGATCGCGTCGCACTGGTCGCGGATGTCGAATCGGCCGGTGCGGCAACGGTTTACCGGATATCCGAACAGTCGGTGCGGCGGGCTCTGGATGCCGGTGCGACCGCCGCCGAACTGCACAACCTGTTCACCACGCACTCGCGCACGCCGGTTCCGCAGTCGCTGACCTATCTCATCGACGATGTGGCCCGCCGGCACGGGCGGCTGCGCGCGGGCATGGCCCAATCCTTCGTGCGCAGTGAGGATCCCGCGCTGCTCGCCGAAGTGCTGGCCGCGCCCGTGGCGAGTCAGCTGGCCCTGCGGGTGGTCGCGCCCACGGTCGCGATCTCCCAGGCTCCCCTGGGCGAAGTCCTGGAGCAGCTGCGCGCGGCCGGCTTCAGCCCGGCCGGTGAGGACTCCTCCGGTGCGATCGTCGACCTGCGCCCGCGTGGTGCGCGAATCCCGGGCCGTTCCAATCAGAGACCGGCATGGCGGCCCAATCCGCCTACGCCGGAACAGCTTCAGTCGCTGGTGGCCGAACTGCGCGCCGGGGAGCGCGCCGCGAATGCCCGGGGCGGCCAGACAATTCGCGCCGACGGCACCCGCACCAATACCGCGGCCACCCTGAATCTGCTGCAGCTGGCCACCCGCACCCGCCGCCAGGTGCGCATCGGCTATGTGGACGCCCAGGGCGTGGCCAGCCAGCGTGTGGTCGAACCGGTCAAGGTCGGCGGCGGCCAGCTCGACGCCCTGGACCCGGTGACGAATTCGATCCGCCATTTCACGCTGCACCGCATCGCGTCGGTGTCCCTCGTCGAATAG
- a CDS encoding resuscitation-promoting factor Rpf1 domain-containing protein: protein MSGRHRKPSNTGRTAAKVALTGAIIGGAGVALAGNASAAPDSDWDRLAQCEAGGNWQINTGNGYQGGLQFSPSTWKAHGGGEFAPTANQASREQQIVIAEKVLASQGWGAWPSCSSALGLTSGPTERTAPSVVETPKWNPNPGATQAADQTQEVFQAVDRAVEVAQQAGVNLPQPVLDFINATKAGGQLDPNIVNFYQANKGLLPS from the coding sequence ATGAGTGGACGCCATCGCAAGCCGAGTAACACCGGTCGTACCGCCGCCAAGGTCGCCCTGACGGGCGCGATCATCGGTGGAGCCGGAGTGGCCCTGGCCGGAAACGCCAGCGCGGCACCCGACTCCGACTGGGATCGCCTCGCACAGTGCGAAGCCGGTGGCAACTGGCAGATCAACACCGGCAACGGATACCAGGGCGGCCTGCAGTTCTCGCCCAGCACCTGGAAGGCCCACGGCGGCGGCGAATTCGCCCCCACCGCCAATCAGGCCAGCCGGGAACAGCAGATCGTGATCGCCGAGAAGGTGCTCGCCTCGCAGGGCTGGGGCGCCTGGCCCTCCTGCTCGTCGGCCCTCGGCCTCACCAGCGGCCCGACCGAGCGCACCGCGCCGTCCGTCGTGGAAACCCCGAAGTGGAACCCCAACCCGGGCGCGACCCAGGCCGCCGACCAGACCCAGGAAGTCTTCCAGGCCGTCGATCGCGCCGTCGAGGTCGCCCAGCAGGCCGGCGTCAACCTGCCGCAGCCGGTGCTCGACTTCATCAATGCCACCAAGGCCGGTGGCCAGCTCGACCCGAACATCGTGAACTTCTACCAGGCGAACAAGGGCCTGCTGCCCAGCTAG
- a CDS encoding cold-shock protein — MPTGKVKWYDVEKGFGFLSQDEGEDVYVRSSALPEGVEALKPGQRVEFGMAAGRRGPQALSLKLLETPSLRNTPERGERGGRGKGNDGAPIQRKSADELHGLIGDLITLLETKVQPDLRRGKYPDRKTSQRIAEVVRGVARELDH, encoded by the coding sequence GTGCCGACCGGCAAGGTGAAGTGGTACGACGTCGAAAAGGGCTTCGGCTTCCTTTCCCAGGATGAGGGTGAGGACGTCTACGTTCGATCGTCGGCGCTGCCCGAAGGTGTCGAGGCGCTCAAGCCCGGACAGCGCGTCGAATTCGGAATGGCGGCGGGACGCCGTGGGCCGCAGGCGCTCAGCCTCAAGCTGCTCGAAACCCCTTCCCTGCGAAACACTCCCGAGCGCGGAGAGCGCGGCGGTCGCGGCAAGGGCAATGACGGCGCGCCCATCCAGCGCAAGTCCGCCGACGAACTGCACGGGCTCATCGGTGACCTGATCACTTTGCTGGAGACCAAGGTTCAGCCGGATCTGCGCCGCGGCAAGTACCCGGACCGCAAGACCTCGCAGCGCATCGCCGAGGTCGTGCGCGGCGTCGCGCGCGAACTCGACCACTAG